In Paenibacillus sp. G2S3, a single window of DNA contains:
- a CDS encoding OsmC family protein, whose protein sequence is MPNVQTFKATAHLQDGVKVITKARQFELVIDEPQSLGGTDTGMNPVEALLASLGACQSIVARVYASKFEVELEDFRVDVEGDLDLDGFFNRSEVRPGYSDIRYTFYIKTPSPAEKVEAFVQFLESKCPVGDTIAAPVNLKLNRIVIEN, encoded by the coding sequence ATGCCTAATGTTCAAACTTTCAAAGCAACTGCCCATTTACAAGATGGGGTTAAGGTCATTACTAAAGCAAGACAATTCGAGCTTGTCATCGATGAACCACAAAGTCTTGGGGGTACGGATACAGGAATGAATCCTGTTGAAGCTTTGCTTGCTTCTTTAGGGGCCTGCCAATCCATAGTAGCTAGAGTCTATGCCTCCAAATTTGAGGTAGAGCTTGAAGATTTCAGAGTAGACGTTGAAGGTGATCTGGACCTCGATGGATTTTTCAACCGCTCTGAAGTACGCCCTGGCTACTCCGATATTCGCTATACATTCTACATAAAGACCCCATCGCCAGCCGAGAAGGTCGAAGCATTCGTACAATTTCTAGAGAGCAAATGCCCTGTGGGTGACACCATTGCCGCTCCGGTGAATCTCAAGCTGAATCGTATCGTGATTGAAAATTAA